The proteins below come from a single Mangifera indica cultivar Alphonso chromosome 16, CATAS_Mindica_2.1, whole genome shotgun sequence genomic window:
- the LOC123198719 gene encoding protein IRX15-LIKE-like, with protein sequence MKNNNSNTKLILLHPYIQKQGTSNRLWLLAFVSFFTIAFLLTLIYTRESISLKTTTTATTMVAKNSLVSSTFGNTPLPTTVINTLLHYASRSNNSFRMSHAELKPISDALRKCSSPCNFLVFGLTQETLLWKALNHNGRTVFIDENRYYAAYFEELHPEIDVFDVQYTTKISETKELIASVKEQVRNECRPVQNLLFSECKLGLNDLPNHVYEVDWDVILIDGPRGEGPGGPGRMSPIFTAGVLARSKKSGNPKTHIFVHDYYRKVERLCGDEFLCRENLVEHYETLAHFVLEKMDENSFEFCRHNNTASSSSRAPSS encoded by the coding sequence atgaagaacaatAACAGCAACACAAAGCTGATTCTTCTCCACCCTTACATCCAAAAACAAGGAACCTCTAATCGTCTATGGCTGCTTGCTTTTGTATCATTCTTCACCATTGCTTTTCTTCTCACTCTTATTTACACAAGAGAGTCAATTTCTCTTAAGACAACCACCACTGCAACTACCATGGTGGCCAAAAACTCTTTAGTTTCTTCTACTTTTGGCAATACGCCATTGCCCACAACTGTCATCAACACTCTTCTCCATTATGCATCGAGATCAAACAATTCTTTCCGCATGTCGCACGCTGAGCTCAAACCCATCTCTGATGCGCTCCGAAAGTGCTCATCTCCCTGTAACTTTCTCGTTTTTGGCCTCACTCAAGAAACCCTTCTGTGGAAGGCGCTGAATCACAATGGCCGCACAGTTTTCATCGACGAGAACCGCTACTACGCTGCCTACTTTGAAGAGTTGCATCCCGAGATTGATGTTTTCGATGTCCAATACACCACCAAGATAAGTGAAACAAAAGAGCTCATCGCCTCGGTGAAGGAACAAGTGCGAAATGAATGCAGGCCGGTGCAAAATCTGTTGTTCTCAGAGTGCAAACTTGGGCTCAATGATTTGCCTAACCATGTTTATGAGGTTGATTGGGATGTGATATTGATCGACGGGCCAAGAGGAGAAGGGCCGGGAGGGCCCGGAAGGATGTCGCCGATCTTCACGGCCGGAGTCCTTGCGAGGAGCAAGAAGAGTGGGAATCCAAAGACGCATATTTTTGTCCATGATTATTACAGGAAGGTGGAGAGATTGTGTGGTGATGAGTTTTTGTGCAGAGAAAATCTGGTTGAACATTATGAAACACTGGCTCATTTTGTGCTGGAGAAGATGGATGAGAACAGTTTTGAGTTCTGCCGCCATAATAATACTGCATCTTCATCATCTCGAGCTCCATCCTCTTAG